The Solanum lycopersicum chromosome 6, SLM_r2.1 genome has a window encoding:
- the LOC101263527 gene encoding heterogeneous nuclear ribonucleoprotein 1-like isoform X1: MADREAPGSSARSLFIGGISMDITEESLRAHFSQFGEIADLVLKRDKGFGFVTYANPETVDEVLNTYHNIASKEVDVKIPVTYRQRIHVGELPLSLTEVSGELKEYFSSYGNVVGNQIVLDKTTGRSRGFAFVSFDTEEAVEKVLSNRDRHELRGKQVKTTRVFPVRAGDRDRSYGCNRGNAGIESDKFASKAANEF, translated from the exons TTCTATGGATATAACCGAAG AATCATTGAGGGCTCATTTCAGTCAGTTTGGAGAGATAGCTGATTTAGTACTAAAGCGTGATAAAGGTTTTGGATTTGTTACATATGCTAACCCGGAAACTGTAGATGAAGTTTTAAACACATACCATAACATAGCTAGTAAAGAG GTGGATGTGAAGATACCGGTAACTTATAGACAGAGAATTCATGTTGGTGAACTTCCGTTGTCTTTAACCGAAG TTTCAGGTGAGTTGAAGGAATATTTTTCGTCTTATGGCAATGTTGTGGGAAATCAGATCGTTTTGGATAAAACAACTGGCCGCTCCAGAGGCTTTGCCTTTGTGAGTTTTGATACAGAAGAAGCAGTTGAAAAAGTTTTATCTAATAGAGATAGGCACGAACTTCGTGGCAAACAA GTTAAAACTACGAGGGTTTTTCCAGTTAGAGCTGGTGATCGTGATCGTAGTTATGGGTGCAACAGAGGGAATGCTGGTATTGAAAGTGACAAGTTCGCCTCCAAGGCTGCAAATGAGTTTTGA
- the LOC101263527 gene encoding heterogeneous nuclear ribonucleoprotein 1-like isoform X2, translated as MADREAPGSSARSLFIGGISMDITEESLRAHFSQFGEIADLVLKRDKGFGFVTYANPETVDEVLNTYHNIASKEVDVKIPVTYRQRIHVGELPLSLTEGELKEYFSSYGNVVGNQIVLDKTTGRSRGFAFVSFDTEEAVEKVLSNRDRHELRGKQVKTTRVFPVRAGDRDRSYGCNRGNAGIESDKFASKAANEF; from the exons TTCTATGGATATAACCGAAG AATCATTGAGGGCTCATTTCAGTCAGTTTGGAGAGATAGCTGATTTAGTACTAAAGCGTGATAAAGGTTTTGGATTTGTTACATATGCTAACCCGGAAACTGTAGATGAAGTTTTAAACACATACCATAACATAGCTAGTAAAGAG GTGGATGTGAAGATACCGGTAACTTATAGACAGAGAATTCATGTTGGTGAACTTCCGTTGTCTTTAACCGAAG GTGAGTTGAAGGAATATTTTTCGTCTTATGGCAATGTTGTGGGAAATCAGATCGTTTTGGATAAAACAACTGGCCGCTCCAGAGGCTTTGCCTTTGTGAGTTTTGATACAGAAGAAGCAGTTGAAAAAGTTTTATCTAATAGAGATAGGCACGAACTTCGTGGCAAACAA GTTAAAACTACGAGGGTTTTTCCAGTTAGAGCTGGTGATCGTGATCGTAGTTATGGGTGCAACAGAGGGAATGCTGGTATTGAAAGTGACAAGTTCGCCTCCAAGGCTGCAAATGAGTTTTGA